The following are encoded in a window of Pseudomonas multiresinivorans genomic DNA:
- a CDS encoding class I SAM-dependent methyltransferase produces MDEARLNEFMGKLVTDMGGAAMLANIILGEELGLYKAMADGMAVTPEQLAERTGCNARLLREWLSAHAASGYMEHRDGNFRLPEEQAMALAIEDSPVYVAGGASVVAALYHDKDKLVAAMRGDGALAWGDHHPCMFSGTEKFFRPGYRAHLVAEWLPALEDVVGKLGNGAKVADVGCGHGASTIVMAQAYPSSNFVGFDYHQPSIEVANRRAEQAAVAERASFQRASAKDYPGNDYDLICFFDCLHDMGDPVGAAQHARQALKPDGTVLLVEPFANDQLDDNQNPVGRLFYAASTFICTPNSLSQEVGLGLGAQAGEARLRKVFEEAGFSRFRRAAETPFNLILEARP; encoded by the coding sequence ATGGACGAAGCCAGACTCAACGAATTCATGGGCAAACTGGTCACCGACATGGGTGGCGCGGCCATGCTCGCCAACATCATTCTTGGCGAAGAACTTGGCCTGTACAAAGCCATGGCGGACGGCATGGCCGTGACTCCGGAGCAATTGGCCGAACGCACCGGCTGCAATGCCCGCCTGCTGCGCGAATGGCTGAGCGCCCACGCCGCCTCCGGCTACATGGAGCATCGGGACGGCAATTTCCGCCTGCCGGAAGAACAGGCCATGGCCCTGGCCATCGAGGACTCGCCGGTCTATGTCGCCGGCGGCGCCTCCGTGGTCGCTGCGCTGTACCACGACAAGGACAAGCTGGTCGCCGCCATGCGCGGCGATGGCGCCCTGGCCTGGGGCGATCACCATCCCTGCATGTTCTCCGGCACCGAGAAGTTCTTCCGCCCCGGCTATCGCGCGCACCTGGTCGCCGAGTGGCTGCCGGCGCTGGAAGACGTGGTCGGCAAGCTCGGCAATGGCGCGAAGGTTGCCGACGTCGGCTGCGGCCACGGCGCCTCGACCATCGTCATGGCCCAGGCCTACCCCTCCTCGAACTTCGTCGGCTTTGACTACCACCAGCCGTCCATCGAGGTGGCCAACCGGCGTGCCGAACAGGCGGCCGTCGCCGAGCGCGCCAGCTTCCAGCGGGCCAGCGCCAAGGACTACCCCGGCAACGACTACGACCTGATCTGCTTCTTCGACTGCCTGCACGACATGGGCGACCCGGTGGGCGCCGCGCAGCACGCGCGCCAGGCACTCAAGCCCGACGGCACCGTGCTGCTGGTGGAGCCGTTCGCCAATGACCAACTGGACGACAACCAGAACCCGGTTGGTCGGTTGTTCTATGCCGCCTCCACCTTCATCTGCACGCCCAACTCGCTGTCACAGGAAGTCGGCCTGGGGCTGGGTGCCCAGGCCGGCGAGGCACGTCTGCGCAAGGTGTTCGAGGAAGCCGGCTTCAGCCGCTTCCGCCGGGCGGCCGAAACGCCGTTCAACCTGATCCTCGAAGCGCGCCCCTGA
- a CDS encoding DUF3079 domain-containing protein: MAKKFPLNPPHPERICWGCDRYCPATNLACGNGADRTMHPAEMLGDDWYLFGDWGIEAPNTISVVQLESSS, from the coding sequence ATGGCCAAGAAATTCCCGCTCAACCCGCCGCACCCCGAGCGCATCTGCTGGGGCTGCGACCGTTATTGCCCGGCGACCAACCTGGCCTGCGGCAATGGCGCGGACCGCACCATGCATCCGGCCGAGATGCTCGGCGATGACTGGTATCTGTTCGGTGATTGGGGGATCGAGGCGCCGAACACGATTTCTGTGGTGCAGTTGGAGTCTTCCAGCTAG
- a CDS encoding AraC family transcriptional regulator has protein sequence MNPLTFSRSTWLNSLHMTSLTVALMESEGHSRESILEGSGITGDDLLDLRRLVSPWQEQQVFGNVQNLAGEPALGLRLGVRTRITAYGLLGYALISAPTLGEALRIGLSYPVLLGTYFHLALEVDGDMAWLVATGYGEEEDMRPFNTELCLGSLKVACADLLGQPLPLVRAEFDYEGPVDRRAAYATLFGCQLSFNCSRSAIGFPASWLDMRLPLADAVTHREMLEQCRRQNIDLAARRAWLDKVRAILGERLQEPPGLEELARRLNCSSRSLRRHLQQQQTSYQQLLDELRFARAKELLQDGDMPIYRIAEELGFSETASLRHAFQRWSGQPPSHFRA, from the coding sequence ATGAATCCTCTGACCTTCTCCCGCTCCACCTGGCTCAACTCCCTGCATATGACCTCGCTGACCGTCGCGCTGATGGAGTCCGAGGGGCACAGTCGCGAGTCAATCCTCGAGGGCAGCGGCATCACCGGCGACGACCTGCTCGACCTGCGCCGGCTGGTCAGCCCCTGGCAGGAGCAGCAGGTCTTCGGCAATGTGCAGAACCTCGCCGGTGAACCGGCCCTCGGCCTGCGCCTGGGCGTGCGCACGCGGATCACCGCCTATGGTCTGCTCGGCTACGCGCTGATCTCCGCGCCGACCCTGGGCGAGGCGCTGCGAATCGGCCTGAGCTATCCGGTGTTGCTGGGCACCTACTTCCACCTCGCGCTGGAAGTGGACGGCGACATGGCCTGGCTGGTCGCCACCGGCTACGGAGAGGAGGAGGACATGCGCCCGTTCAACACCGAGCTGTGCCTGGGCTCGCTGAAAGTGGCCTGCGCGGACCTGCTCGGTCAGCCGTTGCCGCTAGTGCGTGCTGAGTTCGACTACGAAGGTCCGGTCGATCGCCGCGCGGCCTACGCCACGTTGTTTGGCTGCCAGTTGAGTTTCAACTGCTCGCGCAGCGCCATCGGTTTCCCCGCCAGTTGGCTGGACATGCGCCTGCCACTGGCTGATGCCGTGACGCACCGCGAGATGCTGGAGCAGTGCCGACGCCAGAACATCGACCTGGCCGCCCGCCGCGCCTGGCTGGACAAGGTCCGCGCGATCCTCGGCGAACGCCTGCAGGAGCCGCCGGGCCTGGAAGAACTGGCGCGTCGCCTGAACTGCTCCTCGCGCAGCCTGCGCCGCCACCTGCAGCAACAGCAGACCAGCTACCAGCAATTGCTCGACGAGTTGCGCTTCGCCCGCGCCAAGGAACTGCTGCAGGACGGCGACATGCCGATCTACCGCATCGCCGAGGAGCTCGGCTTCAGCGAGACCGCCAGCCTGCGCCATGCCTTCCAGCGCTGGAGTGGCCAGCCGCCGAGCCACTTCCGCGCATAA
- a CDS encoding vWA domain-containing protein, with protein sequence MLLNLFNEMRAAKVPVSVRELLDLIDALKHRVVFADMDEFYYLARTIMVKDERHFDKFDRAFGAYFKGLEKLDDHLKALIPEEWLRKEFERLLTDEERAQIQSLGGLDKLIEEFKKRLEEQKERHAGGNKWIGTGGTSPFGSGGFNPEGIRVGDAGKRQGKAAKVWDQREYKNLDDQVELGTRNIKIALRRLRKFAREGAAEELDIDGTIDHTAKDAGLLNIQMRPERRNTVKLLLLLDIGGSMDAHVKVCEELFSACKTEFKHLEYFYFHNFIYESVWKNNLRRSSERTATFDLLHKYGPDYKVVFVGDAAMAPYEITQAGGSVEHWNEEAGYVWMQRFMEKYKKLIWINPYPKDTWNYTASTGLVRELVKEQMFPLTLSGLEEGMRFLSRG encoded by the coding sequence ATGCTGCTCAACCTGTTCAACGAAATGCGCGCGGCCAAGGTGCCGGTGTCGGTGCGCGAGCTGCTCGACCTGATCGATGCGCTCAAGCACCGCGTCGTGTTTGCCGACATGGACGAGTTTTACTACCTCGCCCGCACCATCATGGTGAAGGACGAGCGCCATTTCGATAAGTTCGACCGGGCCTTCGGCGCCTACTTCAAGGGCCTGGAAAAGCTCGACGACCACCTCAAGGCGCTGATCCCCGAAGAGTGGCTGCGCAAGGAATTCGAGCGCCTGCTGACCGACGAGGAGCGCGCGCAGATCCAGTCCCTGGGTGGCCTGGACAAGCTCATCGAGGAGTTCAAGAAGCGCCTCGAAGAGCAGAAGGAGCGCCACGCCGGCGGCAACAAGTGGATCGGTACCGGCGGCACCAGCCCGTTCGGTTCCGGCGGCTTCAACCCCGAGGGCATCCGCGTCGGCGACGCCGGCAAGCGCCAGGGCAAGGCTGCCAAGGTCTGGGACCAGCGCGAGTACAAGAACCTCGACGACCAGGTCGAGCTGGGCACGCGCAACATCAAGATCGCCCTGCGCCGCCTGCGCAAGTTCGCCCGCGAGGGCGCGGCGGAAGAGCTGGACATCGACGGCACCATCGACCACACCGCGAAGGACGCCGGCCTGCTCAACATCCAGATGCGTCCCGAACGCCGCAACACCGTGAAGCTCCTGCTGCTGCTGGATATCGGCGGCTCGATGGACGCCCACGTGAAGGTCTGCGAGGAACTGTTCTCGGCCTGCAAGACCGAGTTCAAGCACCTCGAATACTTCTACTTCCACAACTTCATCTACGAGTCGGTGTGGAAGAACAACCTGCGCCGTTCCAGCGAGCGCACCGCCACCTTCGACCTGCTGCACAAGTACGGGCCGGACTACAAGGTGGTGTTCGTCGGCGACGCCGCCATGGCGCCGTACGAGATCACCCAGGCCGGCGGCAGCGTCGAGCACTGGAACGAGGAGGCCGGCTACGTCTGGATGCAGCGCTTCATGGAGAAGTACAAGAAGCTCATCTGGATCAACCCGTACCCCAAGGACACCTGGAACTACACCGCCTCCACCGGCCTCGTGCGCGAGCTGGTGAAGGAGCAGATGTTCCCGCTGACCCTGAGCGGCCTGGAAGAGGGTATGCGCTTCCTCTCCCGTGGTTGA